The Synechococcales cyanobacterium CNB genome includes a window with the following:
- a CDS encoding VWA domain-containing protein, translated as MRRFLVGLLALAMFLATPFPGVAQQADGGPHNVIIPQRRVVLPLPDAPVRLESVGVETDIREQIATTTVTIVVRNPGPRPQEAQLLLPVPDGSAVRQFRLEGLPDEGVAKLLPRDEARRIYDDIVRRTLDPGLVEFIGYNLIRTSVFPVPANGTQRLHLTYEQVLPADGERIDYAFPRSESLEAGDVKWSMGVTIRTDRTVTTVYSPTHEIVTERSAGRIRVTVPERAATEPGAFRLSYLFARPEAGGASASLIAYPDPRVGATPTGSVNGGYFLLLAALPPLENGKARALRREVTVVIDRSGSMRGEKMDQARAAALMIIEALDEGEAFNIIDYSDTIEAFAPQPVLKNAETIARAREYVGAMQAMGGTNIHDALLTALRPPVTEGCLPIVLFLTDGLPTVGERREGAIREAALSANTHKRRVFTFGVGYDVNTPLLSALARSTRATSTFVLPKEDVEVKVGQVFRRLRGPVLASPTLTYRAADPSKVAGQPLRQLMPSELPDVFDGDQLVILGQHLTNQPVTFVLSGMDATGELRSFEFTFALDKASPRNSFVPRLWASRRIAVLLDEIRQSGADAGLPTRERREDDPRIKELVDEVIRLSIEYGILTEYTAFLAAEPGTPEFAGAPEIDLGLVLRLSRGGGDAGLPDSPQRDAYRQRQYDLVAEARSDRAGGGAVAKEANLNAQIDQKSLNRRQVMFAGGDVRANGGALAAAQIASVKQVADRTLYQRGLRWVDAEMLEHENEEAEAVVEFGTDAYFDLARRFAREGRQSILAVSGDLYLLLDGKRTLIKGPA; from the coding sequence ATGCGGCGTTTCCTCGTCGGCCTGCTCGCGCTCGCCATGTTCCTCGCGACCCCCTTCCCAGGCGTTGCGCAGCAGGCCGACGGAGGTCCGCACAATGTCATCATCCCCCAGCGTCGCGTCGTCCTGCCCCTGCCCGACGCCCCGGTGCGGCTCGAATCCGTCGGCGTCGAAACCGACATCCGGGAGCAGATCGCCACCACGACCGTCACCATCGTCGTCCGCAACCCGGGCCCGCGCCCGCAGGAGGCGCAACTGCTGCTGCCCGTGCCGGATGGCTCGGCGGTACGCCAGTTCCGTCTCGAGGGCCTGCCCGACGAGGGCGTCGCCAAACTCCTGCCGCGCGACGAGGCCCGGCGCATCTACGACGACATCGTTCGGCGCACACTCGACCCCGGCCTCGTCGAGTTCATCGGCTACAACCTCATCCGCACCAGCGTCTTCCCCGTGCCGGCCAACGGCACGCAGCGTCTGCACCTGACCTACGAGCAGGTGCTGCCTGCCGACGGCGAACGGATCGACTACGCCTTCCCGCGCAGCGAGTCGCTCGAGGCCGGCGACGTGAAGTGGTCGATGGGCGTCACGATCCGCACCGACCGCACCGTCACCACCGTGTACTCGCCCACGCATGAGATCGTGACCGAGCGGTCGGCGGGGCGCATCCGCGTCACGGTGCCGGAGCGGGCCGCGACGGAGCCTGGCGCGTTTCGGCTCTCGTACCTCTTCGCTCGACCCGAGGCCGGGGGCGCGAGCGCATCGCTCATCGCTTATCCCGATCCGCGCGTCGGCGCGACGCCGACGGGGTCCGTGAACGGCGGGTACTTCCTGTTGCTGGCCGCGCTGCCGCCGCTCGAGAACGGCAAGGCGCGCGCCCTGCGACGGGAGGTGACGGTCGTCATCGACCGTTCCGGGAGCATGCGCGGTGAGAAGATGGACCAGGCAAGGGCCGCCGCACTGATGATCATCGAGGCCCTCGACGAGGGCGAAGCGTTCAACATCATCGACTACTCGGACACCATCGAGGCGTTCGCACCGCAGCCCGTGCTCAAGAACGCCGAGACGATCGCCCGCGCCCGCGAGTACGTCGGCGCGATGCAGGCGATGGGCGGCACCAACATCCACGACGCTCTGCTCACCGCTCTGCGGCCGCCCGTCACGGAGGGCTGCCTGCCGATCGTGCTGTTCCTGACCGACGGCCTGCCGACGGTCGGCGAGCGGCGAGAGGGCGCGATCCGTGAGGCCGCGCTCTCGGCGAACACGCACAAGCGCCGCGTCTTCACCTTCGGCGTGGGCTACGACGTGAACACGCCGCTGCTCTCCGCGCTGGCGCGATCGACCCGCGCCACCAGCACCTTCGTGCTGCCGAAGGAGGACGTCGAGGTGAAGGTCGGGCAGGTCTTCCGGCGACTGCGCGGCCCCGTGCTCGCATCGCCCACGCTCACCTACCGCGCCGCAGACCCCTCGAAAGTCGCCGGTCAGCCGCTGCGCCAGCTCATGCCCTCGGAACTCCCGGACGTCTTCGACGGCGACCAGCTGGTCATCCTGGGGCAACACCTGACGAACCAGCCGGTCACGTTCGTGCTGAGCGGCATGGACGCGACGGGCGAGCTGCGATCGTTCGAGTTCACCTTTGCGCTCGACAAGGCCAGCCCGCGGAACAGTTTCGTGCCTCGGCTGTGGGCAAGCCGGCGCATCGCCGTGCTGCTCGACGAGATCCGACAGTCGGGCGCGGACGCGGGCCTGCCCACGCGCGAGCGCCGCGAAGACGACCCGCGGATCAAGGAACTCGTGGACGAGGTGATCCGGCTGTCGATCGAGTACGGCATCCTGACGGAGTACACGGCGTTTCTGGCAGCGGAACCGGGGACGCCCGAATTCGCCGGCGCGCCCGAGATCGACCTGGGCCTGGTGCTGCGGTTGTCGCGCGGTGGCGGCGATGCCGGACTCCCCGACTCGCCGCAGCGAGACGCGTACCGCCAGCGCCAGTACGACCTGGTGGCCGAAGCCCGGAGCGACCGCGCGGGCGGCGGCGCGGTGGCGAAAGAGGCCAACCTCAACGCCCAGATCGACCAGAAGTCGCTGAACCGTCGGCAGGTCATGTTCGCGGGGGGGGACGTCAGGGCGAACGGCGGAGCGCTCGCTGCTGCGCAGATAGCCTCCGTCAAGCAGGTCGCGGACCGGACGCTCTACCAGCGCGGCCTGCGCTGGGTGGACGCCGAGATGCTCGAGCACGAGAACGAGGAGGCCGAGGCCGTCGTCGAGTTCGGCACCGACGCGTACTTCGACCTCGCCCGGCGCTTCGCCCGCGAAGGCCGCCAGAGCATCCTGGCTGTCAGTGGCGACCTGTACCTGCTGCTCGACGGCAAGCGAACGCTCATCAAGGGGCCGGCGTGA